In Amaranthus tricolor cultivar Red isolate AtriRed21 chromosome 3, ASM2621246v1, whole genome shotgun sequence, a single window of DNA contains:
- the LOC130808205 gene encoding protein CYSTEINE-RICH TRANSMEMBRANE MODULE 10-like — protein MSYSTVSHVAHDSYTDYPPPPPGGYPAPVPPPPPRPGFAQGYGLGPAPRPEYQRYFADNYPPQVTHVHHSGPTHRPYHPPYDQPYDGCSSFLSACLSVFCCCCLLEQCCRPKW, from the exons ATGAGTTATTCCACAGTTTCTCATGTTGCCCATGATTCCTACACTGATTACCCTCCTCCACCTCCAG GTGGATATCCTGCACCTGTCCCGCCACCACCACCTCGCCCAGGATTTGCACAGGGATATGGCCTTGGGCCTGCTCCCCGGCCTGAGTATCAACGATACTTTGCTGATAACTACCCACCTCAAGTAACCCATGTTCATCACAGTGGCCCAACTCATCGCCCCTATCACCCACCTTATGACCAGCCCTATGATGGCTGTTCTTCCTTCCTCAGCGCTTG TTTGTCTGTTTTTTGTTGCTGCTGTCTCCTGGAGCAGTGTTGCAGACCCAAGTGGTGA